One region of Kangiella marina genomic DNA includes:
- the rplP gene encoding 50S ribosomal protein L16, protein MLLPKRTKYRKQHKLRNRGSQAHNVSFGEYGLKATGRGRMTARQIEAARRAMTRHMKRAGKVYIRVFPDKPITKKPLEVRMGKGKGSVEYWVAQVQPGRMLYEVEGISEDLAREAFALAAAKLPFKTTFVKRTVI, encoded by the coding sequence ATGTTATTGCCAAAAAGAACGAAATATCGTAAGCAGCACAAACTGCGTAACCGTGGTTCACAAGCTCATAACGTGAGCTTTGGTGAGTACGGTTTAAAAGCGACGGGTCGTGGTCGTATGACTGCGCGTCAAATTGAGGCAGCTCGTCGTGCAATGACTCGTCACATGAAGCGTGCGGGTAAAGTTTACATTCGTGTATTCCCTGACAAACCAATCACTAAAAAGCCTTTAGAAGTACGTATGGGTAAAGGTAAAGGTAGTGTTGAATATTGGGTTGCTCAGGTTCAACCAGGTCGTATGTTATATGAAGTAGAAGGTATCTCTGAAGATTTAGCGCGTGAAGCGTTTGCTTTAGCGGCAGCAAAACTACCTTTCAAAACGACCTTTGTTAAGCGGACGGTGATCTAA
- the rplV gene encoding 50S ribosomal protein L22, giving the protein MEVAAKLRNAAISAQKMRLVADQIRGLPVEKALNTLEFSPKKAARLIKKVLESAIANAEHNEGADIDELKVSTIFVDEAATAKRMRPRAKGRGDRILKRNSHVTVKVSDN; this is encoded by the coding sequence ATGGAAGTAGCAGCTAAATTGCGTAACGCCGCCATCTCGGCACAAAAAATGCGTCTTGTTGCCGATCAGATTCGTGGCTTACCAGTAGAAAAAGCGTTGAACACTCTTGAATTCAGCCCAAAGAAAGCGGCTCGTCTAATCAAGAAGGTTCTTGAGTCTGCGATTGCAAATGCTGAGCATAATGAAGGCGCTGATATCGACGAGTTGAAAGTTTCAACTATCTTCGTTGATGAAGCGGCGACTGCAAAGCGTATGCGTCCGCGCGCGAAAGGTCGTGGCGACCGCATTTTAAAGCGTAATAGTCACGTCACCGTTAAAGTATCGGATAACTAG
- the rpsQ gene encoding 30S ribosomal protein S17, translating to MSTDTIQRTLQGKVVSDKMDKSITVLVERHVKHPLYGKFIKRSTKIHAHDEANECKLGDVVRIAECRPLSKTKSFKLVEIVESAR from the coding sequence ATGAGCACTGATACAATTCAACGCACATTACAGGGCAAAGTCGTAAGCGATAAAATGGATAAGTCCATTACAGTTTTGGTTGAGCGTCACGTGAAGCATCCTTTATATGGGAAGTTCATCAAGCGTTCAACGAAGATTCACGCTCATGACGAAGCTAACGAGTGCAAATTAGGTGATGTGGTGAGAATTGCTGAGTGTCGTCCTCTATCAAAAACTAAGTCTTTTAAGCTAGTTGAGATAGTCGAGAGCGCTCGCTAA
- the rpsS gene encoding 30S ribosomal protein S19, with translation MARSLKKGPFIDLHLLKKVEEAAASGSKKPIKTWSRRSTVFPEMVGLTIAVHNGRQHVPVFISEDMVGHKLGEFVLTRTYHGHDVDKKAKKR, from the coding sequence GTGGCACGTTCGTTAAAGAAAGGCCCATTCATTGACCTTCACTTATTGAAGAAGGTTGAAGAAGCTGCGGCCTCTGGTTCTAAGAAACCAATTAAAACATGGTCTCGTCGCTCAACCGTATTCCCTGAAATGGTTGGATTGACGATTGCCGTTCACAATGGTCGTCAACACGTCCCAGTCTTCATCTCTGAAGACATGGTTGGCCACAAGTTAGGTGAGTTTGTATTAACTCGTACCTATCATGGTCATGATGTTGATAAGAAAGCCAAGAAGCGATAA
- the rpmC gene encoding 50S ribosomal protein L29 — MKATELKDKSVEELNVTLNELLQDQFKLRMEKATGQVTETHKLREVRRDIARVKTIINQKAGS; from the coding sequence ATGAAAGCGACAGAATTGAAAGATAAGAGCGTTGAAGAGCTCAACGTAACTTTGAACGAGCTTTTGCAAGATCAATTCAAGTTACGTATGGAAAAGGCTACGGGCCAAGTGACAGAAACACACAAGTTGCGTGAAGTTCGTCGTGACATCGCCCGTGTTAAAACCATTATCAACCAAAAGGCAGGTTCATAA
- the rpsC gene encoding 30S ribosomal protein S3: MGQKVHPTGIRLGIVKKHTATWYAERGDFADNLESDINIRNWLLKELKHASVSRIEIERPAKAIRVTIHTARPGIVIGKKGEDIEKLRGKIAAMAGVSAQVSVEQVRKPELDAQLVGDNVAQQLERRVMFRRAMKRAVQNAMRLGAQGIKIEVSGRLGGAEIARTEWYREGRVPLHTLRANIDYATSEANTTYGIIGIKVWIFKGEVLPGQEIEEPKEEKKPRRRKPAPKAKK, from the coding sequence ATGGGTCAAAAAGTTCATCCTACCGGTATCCGCTTAGGTATCGTAAAAAAGCATACTGCAACTTGGTATGCTGAGCGCGGCGATTTTGCGGATAACTTGGAAAGTGATATCAACATCCGTAACTGGTTGTTAAAAGAATTGAAGCATGCTTCAGTATCTCGCATCGAGATCGAGCGTCCAGCAAAAGCGATTCGTGTGACTATTCACACTGCGCGTCCTGGTATCGTTATCGGTAAAAAAGGTGAAGATATTGAGAAATTGCGTGGCAAGATCGCTGCTATGGCAGGCGTATCTGCGCAAGTTTCTGTTGAGCAAGTTCGCAAGCCAGAGCTAGATGCTCAATTGGTTGGTGACAATGTTGCACAACAACTCGAGCGTCGTGTGATGTTCCGTCGTGCGATGAAGCGTGCCGTTCAAAATGCTATGCGTCTTGGTGCTCAAGGTATCAAGATTGAAGTAAGTGGTCGTTTAGGTGGTGCTGAGATTGCTCGTACAGAGTGGTACCGTGAAGGTCGTGTGCCTTTGCATACGCTACGTGCGAACATCGATTACGCAACATCTGAAGCGAATACTACTTACGGTATCATCGGCATTAAAGTATGGATTTTCAAAGGTGAAGTTCTTCCAGGTCAAGAGATTGAAGAGCCGAAAGAAGAGAAGAAACCTCGCCGTAGAAAACCTGCTCCTAAAGCGAAGAAGTAG